The following coding sequences lie in one Bacteroidota bacterium genomic window:
- a CDS encoding T9SS type A sorting domain-containing protein: MKTKLITLAFFFFNIVIHCNAQSLGPESPASVVYGSAGCLSCPGSTWNSTSDAKSEDGKFATVGLASPYTCFQNYCYYSRYLISTDFSFAIPSGATVLGIKAEVKGKADSLNSINDTIVQLTKNGGTTGSANRGTLSFIDSLNKYYSYGGTTDLWGFSWTPAEINSAAFGLILSYKNKSANGGVVNLDNIQITVTYSIASGIEYQTSAISNFAAYQESFENLIGLSFEFSKSAVGELYLYNTAGECRINKNLGLLAEGKHAVSINISGIAAGVYFIKLASEKGVLVKKIIIL; encoded by the coding sequence ATGAAAACAAAACTAATTACACTTGCATTTTTTTTCTTCAATATTGTTATTCATTGTAATGCTCAATCCCTTGGGCCCGAAAGCCCTGCTTCAGTAGTTTATGGATCAGCCGGCTGCCTATCCTGTCCGGGAAGCACATGGAATTCTACGTCCGATGCAAAATCGGAAGATGGAAAATTTGCCACTGTTGGACTTGCCTCACCCTATACCTGCTTTCAGAACTACTGTTACTATTCCCGATATTTAATTTCAACAGATTTTTCATTTGCGATCCCTTCCGGTGCAACTGTGCTTGGAATTAAAGCAGAAGTAAAAGGAAAAGCAGACTCTTTAAATTCAATTAACGACACCATCGTACAACTTACAAAAAATGGAGGCACTACTGGCAGCGCAAATCGTGGAACACTTAGTTTTATTGACTCCCTGAATAAATATTACTCCTATGGAGGAACGACCGATCTTTGGGGTTTTTCATGGACTCCGGCTGAAATTAACTCAGCTGCTTTCGGATTGATTCTGTCTTATAAAAATAAATCAGCTAATGGTGGAGTAGTTAATCTTGATAACATTCAGATTACCGTTACTTATTCAATTGCAAGTGGTATCGAATATCAAACATCTGCGATTTCAAACTTTGCAGCGTATCAGGAATCGTTTGAAAACCTGATTGGTCTTTCTTTTGAATTTTCAAAAAGTGCCGTTGGAGAATTATACCTTTATAATACTGCAGGCGAATGCCGGATAAATAAAAATCTTGGTTTGCTTGCTGAAGGAAAACATGCAGTGTCTATTAATATCTCAGGAATTGCCGCAGGGGTTTATTTTATCAAACTCGCTTCAGAGAAGGGTGTGCTGGTCAAAAAAATAATTATTCTTTAG